The Candidatus Eisenbacteria bacterium genome includes the window GGCTTTGGAGTCAGGAGGCCGCTCCGTTTCCTGGCGTTCAAGCTCGGGCTCGACGAATCGCAGGTGGCCGAGCTCGCGAAGATCCTGGACGAGCTCAAGACCGAGCGGGCCCAGGCAGCCGTGGACGATCGCCGCGCGATCACGGCGATCGCGGAGGCGGTAAGCGCCGACTCTTTCGATGAGGCAAAAGCGAAGTCGGCCGCGTCGGTTCGGGTAACAAGCTCGGAGAATCTGCAGAACTCGGTGAACCGGGCGATGAGCCGGATTCACGCGATCCTGAATCCGGACCAGAGGGCGAAGCTCGCCTACCTGATTCGGACCGGAGCGCTCTCGGTGTAGCGGGTGCGTCGCGGATCGGGGCGCGCCCGTCTCGTCACCGCACGAATCCCTGCCGTACGGCGTGGATGAAGTCGGTGTAGGCGGGCGTGAGCCCTGCCGCGCGCATGTCGGTCGCGATTTGCCCGCGGTGGTACGCCGAATGCAAGAGGACGTGACTCAGGACGTCACCGATCGAGTTCGTCCACGTCTCCCCCTTCGAATTCGTGTACGAGGCGATCTGGGCGAGCGCCCCGGGGCGCATCCGGCCGAGATACTCCTGCCACAAGGGGGGCAGCTTCCCCGCCTGCGCCTCACATTCGCCTACTGTCCACGCGGGCCACACTTCGGATTCCTGCCTCCATTGCTTCAATCGCCCTAGCCAAAGCCACTCCGCCGAGATGAGGTGGGCCAGGTACTTGAGCGAGCGCGGCGGCGGCGTTCCGGAACGGAGCGCCGCGAGGGTTTCCTGGTTCGCCCACGCGTCGTAGGCGAACTGACGATGAAGGTGGAGCAGGAGGTCCATGGCGGGCGATTCTCTCGCCGGGAGCGGAGCGGTGTCCAGATGTAATGCGGGGCCTGATCCATGTCCGGGCGGGGGTCGCGCGTCGGTTGCGCCCGCGCGTCAGGTCCGGGGGCCCGCGAGACCAGGCTGGGCGCGTCGTGCGTGCGCTAGGAGCTCGATGCAGCGTGTGACGAGCGCGGTCCAACCGGTCTGATGGCATGCGCCCAGCCCGCGGCCGGTTTCGCCGTGGAAATACTCGTGGAAGAGGAGCAGATCGCGGGAGTGCGGCTCTTGGGCGAAGACAGCCTCCTCGTCGAGACACGGGCGGCGGCCGGTGGAATCCGGGCGGAACAACGACGCCAACCGGGCGGCGATCTCGTTCGCCACTTCCTGCAAGTTCATGAGCCGTCCGGATCGGGCCGGGCACGCCACACGAAGGGAGTCACCGTAGAAATGGTGGTAGCGCTCGAGAGCCTCGATCAGAAGGTAGTTCACCGGGAACCAGATCGGACCGCGCCAGTTCGAATTCCCGCCGAAGAGCGGGGTGGTCGCCTCGCCGGGCGAGTAGTCCACGCGGTGCTCCGTACCGCCGACGAGGAACACGAACGGGTGGTCCCGATGGTATCGCGAAAGCGAGCGGACGCCGTAGGGGGACAGGAACTCGTTCTCATCCAGCATGTATTCGAGCACGCGGACGAGGCGCTCGCGGCGCGGGATCGCCAGGAGGCGGTGCGAGTGCCCGCCGCCGCCGGATTCCATATAGGAGATGTGCCGCACCAGGTCCTTCCGGTTCTCCAGGAACCAGCGGAGGCGCTTCCCGAAGCCCGGTAGCCGCGCGATCGCTTCCTCCTCCAGGACCTCCACCGCGATCAGTGGAATGAGCCCGACGAGCGATCGCACCCGGAGGGGAATCTTCATTCCGTCGACGTAGATCTGGTCGTAGTAAAACCCGTCTCCCTCGTCCCAGAGCCCGCTCCCGCCGAGCGTGTTCATCGCGTCCGTGATGGCGACGAAATGCTCGAAGAACTTCGAGGCGAGGTCCTCGTAGGCCGGATCTTCGGTCGCCAGCTCGAGCGCGATCGAGAGCATCGTGCCGCAGTAGAAGGCCATCCAGGCCGTGCCGTCCGACTGCTCCAGACGGCCGCCGGTCGGAAGCGGGCGCGAGCGGTCGAACACGCCGATGTTGTCCATCCCCAGAAACCCGCCCGAGAAGATGTTCAGCCCGTCGGGGTCCTTCCGGTTCACCCACCAGGTGAAATTGAGGAGCAATTTTTGAAATGCGCGTTTGAGAAAGAGCCGGTCGCGCTCGCCGCGCTTGGCCGTGATCTTGTACACGCGCCAGCAGGCCCAGGCGTGCACGGGCGGGTTGACGTCCGAGAGCTCCCATTCATACGCGGGGATTTGTCCGTTCGGGTGCATGTACCATTCGCGCAGCAGGAGAAGCAGCTGGTGCTTCGCGAATTCGGGGTCGAGCCGCGCAAGGGGGAGCATGTGAAACGCGAGATCCCACGCGGCGTACCAGGGATACTCCCAGGAGTCGGGCATCGAGAGCACGTCGCGGTTGTAGAGGTGCGCCCAGTCCCGGTTCCGCACGCGCGCGCGTGCGGAAGGCGGCTTCGGTTGGGCGGGGTCCCCTTCGAGCCAATCCTTCACGGAGTAGTGGTAGAACTGCTTCGTCCAGAGAAGCCCCGCGTACGCCTGGCGCATGATTCGGCGCTCGTCCTCGGTGGTCCCCTCCGGGATCCGCGACGCATAGAACTGATCCGCCTCTCGGCGGCGCGCCTCCAGCGTGGCGTCGAACTCGGCGGCGAGGGGCTGCTTCGGCATCTCGGCCTCGGCCGCCAAGCGAAGCCGCGCGGCGGCTCTCCCGCCCCCCGGAATCGTCAGCCGATAGAGCGCCGCGGCTTTGGTGCCCAGGCGGCCCGGATTCAGGGCGCTCTTCCTGCCGCGAACCACGTAGTCATGGAACGCGTCCTTCACGTACGGTCCGTCGTTCTCGGTGCCGAAGAGAAGCTTTCGGTTGGTTTCGTTCTCGGTGAACAGGAGCTCGGCTGCCCCCTCCGTGACGAGGCGGAACCGTCCCAGGGTCTCGTGCTCCGCCAGGATCGCGCCGTCGGCCGGCGCCGAGAGCTTCCCCTTGGCGAAGTAGCCCTCGCCGGTCCGCCCCCAGGACCACGTGTTTCGGATCCAGAGGGTCGGAAGGATGTGGAGCGGGGCCTCATCGGGGCCTCGATTCCAGACCTCGATGCGGACGAGGATGTCGTTCGGAGATTTCTTGGCGTACTCGACCGAAACGTCGAAGTAGCGTCCTCCTTCGAAGACGCCTGTGTCCGCGATCTCGAACTCAGTGTCGGTGAGCCCGCGCCGGCGATTTTCCTCCAGCAGCCGCTCGTACGGAAATTCGGATTGAGGATACCTGTAAATCGCCTTCATGTAGGAATGGGTCGGAGTGGAATCGAGGTAGAAATAAACCTCTTTGACGTCTTCGCCGTGATTTCCCTGCTTTCCGCTCAGTCCGAAGAGGCGCTCTTTCAGGATGGGATCGCGGCCATTCCAAAGGGAGATCGCGAAGCAAAGCCTGCACTCACGGTCGCAGATCCCGAGTAGACCGTCTTCCCCCCAGCGGTAGGCACGGCTCCGCGCGTGCTCGTGCGGGAAGTACTCCCACACCTCCCCGTCGGCGGAGTAGTCCTCCCGGACCGTGCCCCATTGCCGCTCCGAGAGATAAGGCCCCCATCGCTTCCAGTTCTCGAGGCGCCGCCCGTCCGCCTCGAGCCTCCGGGTTTCGGCATCGCTCATGGACGAAACCACCCTCTCATCGCCCCGGCCCGCCGGCCGAACCGGGCCCTGGGCGTCTCAGGAAACGAGCGACGAAGGCGAACAGCGGCGCGCTCTCCCCGATCCTCAACGCGAATACGGCCGCCAGATAGACCGCGGCGGCCGCGGCGAGGCCGCTCCCGACGACCAGGAGGCGCGCGAGGACGCTCGTGAGCCCGAGCGAATGCTCGACCCCCCATGCCACGGCGAGCGCCGCAAGCGCGGCGATCAGGGAAGCGAAGAAGATCTTGCCCGCGGCGAGCGAGAGCGCGCGGCCGCCCATGGGGCCGATCTTTCGCCGCAGCACCTCGAAGAGGAGGAAAAAATTCAGGACCGAGGAGATCGAGGTCGCGAGCGCGAGCCCGCGGTGCCGCAGAGGCCCCATGAGCATGATGTTCAACACGACGTTGATCGCGATCGTCACGAACGAGATCGTGACGGGGATGCGGGTCATTCCGAGGGAGTAATACACGGGCACCAGAACACGCACGGCGGAGAACGCCGAGAGTCCGACCGCGTATCCCCAGAGCGCCTGAGCGGTCTGCCAGGAGTCCTCCGCGCCGAACCGTCCGTGCTGGTAGAGGAGCGCCACGATCGGGTGGGCGAGCGCGATCAGGATCATGGTCGCCGGCAGGGTGAGAAACAATCCGAACCGGAGTGAAAAGGAGATCGTGCGCTTGAGCTCCGGCATTTCCCGTCGGGCCGCGTGGCGCGAGACCTCGGCGAGCGTCACCGTGGCGATCGCGACGCCGAACAGCCCGATCGGAAGCTGCATGAGCCGGTACGCGTAGTTGAGCCAGGAGACGCTTCCTTGAGGGAGGAGCGAGGCGAGAAACGTGTTCACGAAGATGTTCACCTGCGTGGCCGCCAACCCCACCGCGGCCGGCGCCATGAGCGTCACGATGCGGAGCACCCCCGGGTCACGGAATGAGATTTCCGGGCGCCATCGAAATCCCTGGGCCCATAGCGCGGGGACCTGGATGAGTAGCTGTCCCAGCCCGCCGAGGAGGACGCCGAACGCCATTCCGACGATCGGCTCGAGCCCGAAGCGGGGGCAAATCGGCGCGATGAGGAATCCGGAGGCGATGAGCGCCAGGTTCAGCATCGTGGGAGCGACCGCGGGGATGAAGAACACCCGGCGCGTGTTCAGGACGCCCATGACCGCGGCCGCGAGCGCCACGAGCAGGAGAAAGGGCGTCATGATCCGGGTCAGCTGGGTCGTCAGCTCGAGCTTTCCCGGCACCTGCCCGAACCCTGGCGCCATCCAAGGGACGATGCGGTCCGCGAATGCCATTCCAAACAGGCAGATCGTGGATACGGTCACGAGCAGGAAGTTGATGACGAGGTTTGCAAGGCGCATCGCGGCCTCGCGCCCCTCGGTTTCCTGAACCCGGGTCAGCGTCGGGACAAAAGCGGCGCTCATCGCTCCTTCGGCGAAGAGGTCGCGAAGCAGGTTGGGAATCCGGAAGGCGACCTGGAAGGCGTCGACCGCGAAGCCGGCTCCGAAGAATGCCGCGAAAACCTGCTCGCGGATGAGCCCCATGAGGCGGCTGGCGAGCGTGGCGAGGGAGACGATTCCGGCGGCGCGGGCCAGACCGGTCTCCGGCGGCGGGGCCGTCTGGCGCGCCGGCCGAGCCGCGACGGCATCATCGGGCGGCGGCGGGACTTCGCGGCTCTCGGTCACGCAGCCGCATCCTCAAGGGAGCGCTCTCCCTTGTCAAGCTCGCGGCCCGCGGAGCGCGTCGCGGGTTCGTGTCGCCCGACCGCCGCGCGGGGGCCAACCCGAACCGGGCAAAGCGCTCGGTGTTCTGCTATACTGAGGGTGACTCGGGAGGCGTTTCCGGGCCCACCTGCCCCAATCTGAGGAGAACCTCCATGGCCGCCCACGACCAGGACAAAGAGCTCGTCGAACGTCTCATCGCGGAGACTAACCTCTCGGCAAGGATGGACGCTTTGATCGGGGAAATCTGCGACAAGCTCCGGGAGTATGGCGTCTCCTCGCCCCACAAAGCCTTCAACGATCTCGTGGACCCGTTCCGCGAATACTTCATGCTGGAATACGAGGAGGAACGGGGGCTCGAGGAGTCCGAGGAAGAAGAAGAGGACGAGGAAGAGGACGAAGAGCGGAACCTGTGAGCGCCCTAGCCCCCCGGCCTCTCGATCCACAGCCGTCTCAATAGCGCCAAGTTCCTTCGGTCCATCACAACTCCGTCCTTTCCCTTCGGCGTCTCCAGCAGCTTGGGGATCGCGCTGAGCCTCGGATCGCGCAGCATGCGGGCGAAGGGCTCGGTTCCGAGATAGCCCCTGCCGATGTGCTCGTGGCGGTCGACCAAGCTCCCACGCCCCGTCTTGGAATCGTTGAAGTGGATGGCGCGGAGCGCTTCCAGGCCCAATATGCCGTCGAACTCCTGGATTGTCTGTTCGTATCCGCCCTCGGTCACGATGTCGTATCCGGCGGCGTGGACGTGGCACGTATCGAGGCAGATCTGGACCAGGTCAGGACGTGCCACGTGGTCGCGGATGCGCGCCAGCTCCTCGAAGCGACGCCCGATCGTTGTGCCCTGGCCGGCCACGGTCTCGAGAAGGACCGTCACGGAGGGGGCCGAGGCGATCGCGCGCGCCTCATTCAGGGAAGCGGCGACGCGGTCGCACCCTTCGCGTACCCCGCGGCCCATGTGCGCACCGGGGTGGGTCACGAGGAAGGGAATCCCGAGCTTCTCGCAGCGGGAAAGCTCCTCGGCAAGGGCCTGGATCGAGCGCCTTCGGAGGGCGGCGCGAGGCGAGGCGAGGTTGATGAGGTAACAGTCGTGGGCCACGACCGCTCGAAGGCCGCTTCTCTCCCAGGCCTCGCGGAAGGAGCGGATCTCCGCGGGAAGGAGCCGCCTCCCCTTCCACTGGTTGGTGTTGCTGGTGAATACCTGTACGACGCGGGCCCGGACCGCCAGGGCCCGCTCGATAGCCCTCGACATTCCCCCCGCGATGCTCATGTGCGCGCCGATCAAGGGCCCCGGGTCGGGCGGCCTCTCAGCCAGTCGAATGGGGGTGATACTATGCGGCCGCTTCATGGGAATACCCGGTCCGTCTTTCCGCTTGAGGAAGGGCGTAGTCCGGCCGATTTTTCCAAGGACGGAGCGTTTCCCGTCTCCGGGGGGCCGTACCAAGCCTATGAAGGATAAGGGGAAAGGGCAAGCCCGCCGGACAGGGGACGCGAGGCGCGCCGCGGTGCGCCCCACGCGCCCCGTAGCGCGGTTTTGCATGGTATGCGGCGGCACCATGCGCACGATCAGGGAGCACGGAGTCCGCCGCCGCGCCTGCTCCCGCTGCGGATTCATCGGGTATCGAAATCCCGTGCCCGCGTGCGGGGTTCTCGTCCGGCGGGAGGGGTTGATCCTGCTAGCGCGACGAGGGCACGAGCCGCGCAAGAATGCTTGGGGCATTCCGGCCGGCTTCATGGAGTACGGGGAGCATCCCGAGGTGACCGCGGTACGCGAGGCGCTCGAGGAGACAGGGCTCAGGGTTCGCTTGACCGGGCTTTTCGGGGTCTACGCGGCGCGGGACGATCCGCGTGCCCGTGCGGTGTTGATCCTCTACCACGCCCGCGTGGTCGGGGGAAGGCTTCAACCGGGCGATGACGCGATCGAGCTGGGGTATTTCCCGCTCGGTCGGCTGCCGCGCCCGATCGCGTTCCGCGCCCATCGGGAAGCGCTGAGGGATTTGCGCCGGATGAATCGGGAGAAGAATCGATGAGCGTTCGCATCCTGCATCTCGCCGACCTGCATCTCGGGGCCGCGTTCCCATCCATGGGGGAGCGGGCTCAGGAGCGCACGCGCGATCTGCTCAACGCGTTCCTGCGCGCGATCGAGTTTGCTTCCTCTCCCAAGCATCCGGTGGACCTGGTCGCGATCGCCGGGGACCTGTTCGACACCCACGACCCCGACGAGGGCCTCGTCTTCCAGGTCGAGTCTTCCTTCGAGCGCCTTTCCAAGGCGAAGGTGCCCGTCTTTCTCGTGCCGGGAACCCACGACGCGTATTCCTACCGTCGATCGGTGTATCGCCGGCTCCGCTTGCCCGAGGGCTCCGCGCTCCTCGCCGAGCCGCGGCTTCAGCCGGGGGCGCGCCTCACGATCCGAGGCGAGACGGTGCAAATGTACGGGGTCGCCTACGACCCGGCCGTCGCCGCCCGCCCGCTCGGCGATTTCTCCCGCTCCGGCACGGCCGACTACCACGTGGGGATTCTCCACGGCGCGCTGCAAGACAGCCCCACCTGGAAAATCAGGCCCTCCGATCTCCCGATCAACCGGGGCGAAGTCGCTGCCTGCGGCCTGCACTACTTGGCTCTCGGCCACTATCACAACTTCGTCGAAGTGCGCGAGGGGGGCTCGGTGGCGGTATACCCGGGAACGCTCGAGGGCAGGAAATTCGGCGAGGACGGCCCGCGCCACCTCCTCATCGTGACCTTGAGCCGCGGCACGGTCTCGATCGAGCGCAAGCCCTGGAACACGCGCACCCTCTCCCAGGTCGCGGTCGAGTTCGTGGGGGCCGACGTGCATGACGAGCACCAGCTGATCGACAGGATCGCCGCCTTCGCCGGGGACGGTGAAATCGTCCGGGTGCGCCTCGAGGGCGCGGCCGATTTTGTGTTCGAACCCGAGCGCATTGCCGCCCGGATCCGGGACCGTTTCTTTCACCTGGAAATCGACGACCATACCTACCTCCTGGACGCGGCGCTCCTGGGTCGATTTCGCGACGAGGCCACGATCCGTGGCGCGTTCGTGAGGCGCACGCTGGAGCGGCTCTCGCGGGCGCAAACCCAGCAGGAAAAGGAGATCGCGACGCTCGCGCTCAGGATCGGGCTCGCCGAGTTCCAGAACCCACGCCATGCGGTTTGAGCGAATCCACATCGAGGGCTTCGGCCCCATCGTAGGGTACCAGGCGGTTCTCGAGCCGCGGCGGCTCAACCTCATCATCGGGCCCAACGAATCGGGCAAGTCGTCGCTCGCCGCAGCGATCGTGGCGACGCTCTTCGGGTTCTCCTCCCACGAGGAGGAGGCGCGCGCACGGCCCTGGAACGGCGCGCGCCACCGTGTGACGCTCATCTTCGAAGCGGGCGGGCACCGCTGTCGCGCGTGCCGAGATTTTCATAGCCACGAAGTCCACGTGGAACGACTCGGGAAAAGCGGAGACGAGGCCGAGGGGACCCTGTTCAAGGGGACTGTCAACCCGCGCGGCCGCGGGCCGGAGCTGGAGCAGTACGAGGAGCTCCTCCGATCGTGGTTCGGTTTCACCGAGGCGCGGCTCTTCAGCGAATCCTGCTACGTGCGCGAGAACGCCCTCGAGACCAGGATCTCGCCGGAGCTGCGGCACCTGATCTCAGGCGCCGTCGAGACCGATTACCAGGAGATTCAGGAGGCGTTGCTCGATCGTCTGGACGCGCTCACCAGGGAGCACCCCTTCGACGCCCGGGCCCGGAAGCGGGCCGATCGGGCGATCGAGAAGCGGAAGGGGGCCCTCGAGCTCCTGCGTGGGCGTCTCGCCCGGTCGGAATACGTGCTCCGGGAGCTCAAGTCCAATTTCGCGGAGCGCTCCGCGGCGGAGGCGAGGCTGACCGAGCTCAAAGGCGACGTGGCCGCCAAAGAGCAGCTGATCGCCGATCTCGAAACCCTCGTCCGTCTCCGGGAAGAGCAGCGCAAGCACCTGAGGCGGGCCCCCGCGATCGGGGAAGAGCTGATGCGGGCCCGCCGAGCGCGAGGGCGGATTCAGGAGATCGACCGCAAGACCGGGGAGCACCTGACCTACCTCGCGAACGCTCCCGAGGAGGTCGAGGCGGATCTCATGCGGCTCCAGATTCTCCGCATCCAGGCGAGCCGGCACCAGAAAACCGGAGAAACGGAGCGAAAGCGGCTGGAGGAGATGCATGCGCCCCCCTTCGCGATCGGCCTTTTGCTGACGCTCGCCCTGGGAGGGGCGTTTGGATTCCTCAGCTATGCCGCCCTGAAATCGGCGGTCGCGGCAGGGGTCGGCGGTGTTCTCGGGGCCGCGGCCGGGATGCTCGCGATCCGCGTCTTCGGCCGGAGCGCGGAGCGCGGCCGGGCGCTCGCCGAGGCCAGGGCCCGCGTCGCCGAGGAGAATCTCCGCACGCTGAAGCAGGAGACCGACGTGATCGAGATTCGCGCGAATCCCTACCTGGCGGGACGAACGCTCGAGATCGTCGTGGCCGACCTGAAGCAGCTCCGCGAGCTGGAGCACGAGCGGCGGGAGCATGCGGCGGTCGTCCAGTCGCTTCCGGTTCCGGAGCGACTCGAGGCCGAATCCCACGAGATCGATGAGGTGGTCAACGCGCTCCGGGCGAAGGAGAAGTTCCTCGTCAGCCAGACGCCGTTCTTGTCGCCGCTCCGGGAGGACCCCGTGCGCGCCGCGGAGGCCTCCGACCGCCTGAAACGCGAGAGCAACGGGATCCGGGCCAAGATCGAAGCGGAGCAGGAGAGCCTGGAGCGTTTGGTGCGCCGCCCGGGCGGGGTCGATTCGGACGCCGAGAATCTCGAGGCCCTCGAGGAGGCGATCGCGGCCGAAGAGGAAGCGCTTCGGCGCGAGGAGCGTCAACGGGACGCGCTTCTTGTCGCGCTGGAGGTCCTGCGTGATTCCGTGCTGCACTACCAAAAGGAGCACGTGGCGCGGCTTGCCACGGTATCCGGACGCACGCTCGCGCGCTTGACCCGCGGCCGCTATTCCCGGGTGGCGCTCGACGCAGAGCTGAACCCGACGGTGAGCTTGGACGGGGCGCGGGAGATCGCGGTCGAAGCCTTGAGTCATGGGGCGCGGGACGCCTTCTACTTTGCCTTACGGGCGGCCCTCGCCCAGGAGCTCGCGGCCCGGGAGCCCCTTCCCCTTCTCCTGGACGATCCCACGGCCCATTTTGACGAGGAGCGCCGCGGCAGCCTGCTCGGCCACCTGGAGGACCTGGCCAAGGACTTGCAGGTCATTCTCTTGTCCCACGACCGGCGCATCTTGAATCAGGTCCGCGAGGCCCACGTCCTGACGATCGGAACCGACAGCTCCGCAAGCGATTCGACCCGAAAAATCCAGGTCCGCCGCTAGCACAAACGGGTCAAGTTCTGTCGAGTCCGGGCCGAATTTTGGTCCGTATGGCTACTCCCGCCCCGGTCAAGAAGGGCGACTCGCCCGAGCAGAAGGCCGAACGCCTTGGGGATCAAGTGCTGGCGCTTGACGTCAAGCGCGTGGCCGATTGGCTCCAGGCCTTGGTGCGCACGCTCAAGGCTTACCGGATGTACCTGCCGAACAATCCGACCCTTCACAAATTCCAGAGCGATCTCGAGGCGCGAACCTGGTCCTGTCTGAAGGAGATCGGGGACATCGTGCTCAACGTCCAGCAGTTCGACCTCCTCTTCGAGGACTACTCCGTCTACCACAACGCCGCGCGGGAAGAGTCTCTCGCGTATCGGTTCTTCACCGACGGCGTGCGGCAAATCACCTTCCGCGAGGGGCTCGAACCGCAGGAGCTCCGCGGGGTGCTCGAAGTGCTCAAGAAGGCTACCGACTTGAGCCAGGGCCAGGACGACGTGGTCACCCTCCTCTGGGAGCGGGACTTCCGGCACGTCGAGTATGTCCACATCTCGATCGAAGACCTGATGGACGGGAGCGGCGGCCAGGAGTACGAGCCGGACGAGGGCGCCGTCGAGGGCGGAGGGATCCCCTGGCCCTCCCGCGTGGAGACCCCCGAAGAGGAGGCGCCCGTCGCGGTGCCCGGCGAGTCGATCTTGGAGCGCTCCGACGATTGGAACCCGAAGGCGCCGGTCACTCCCTCGTGGGATGAATCGGTGGGTGTGCAGTTCTCGCTGAGCGAATCCGAATCCCAGCAGCTGAGCGAGGCGATCCGCGTCGAGGAGGGGCGGCCGCTGCTCAACGAAGTGCTCGAGATCGTCGCGGCGATCCTGACCTCGGAGGAGGAGCCGACGAGCTTCCTCGAGTCGGCTTCCGCATTCCAGAAGTTCATCGAGCTGGCCCTGGAGGAGGCTGACCTCGGGCGGGCGAACCAGCTCCTCTCCAGGCTTCGGACGATCGCCGCCAAGAAGGCGGAGACCCAAAACGAATTTCGCAGTCTCGCCGAGCAGGTCATCCGCGAAATCGGCCGTCCGAGCTTTCTCGGGCAGTTCGCCCCGGTCCTGAACGCCCATCCGGACCTCGACCCGGCGCTCCTCACCAACTTCCTCGTGCAGATCGGGCCCACCTCGGCGGGCGCCGTCTGCGACCTCTTGGGCCAGGTCAACCACATGAAGCACCGCCGCGCCCTCTGTGAGGCGCTTGCGATTTCCTGCAAGGACGACGTGGATGTTCTCATATCCCGCCTCGGAGATTCGCGGTGGTACGTCATCCGGAACGTGGTCTACGTGCTCGGCCGGATCG containing:
- a CDS encoding glucosidase; amino-acid sequence: MSDAETRRLEADGRRLENWKRWGPYLSERQWGTVREDYSADGEVWEYFPHEHARSRAYRWGEDGLLGICDRECRLCFAISLWNGRDPILKERLFGLSGKQGNHGEDVKEVYFYLDSTPTHSYMKAIYRYPQSEFPYERLLEENRRRGLTDTEFEIADTGVFEGGRYFDVSVEYAKKSPNDILVRIEVWNRGPDEAPLHILPTLWIRNTWSWGRTGEGYFAKGKLSAPADGAILAEHETLGRFRLVTEGAAELLFTENETNRKLLFGTENDGPYVKDAFHDYVVRGRKSALNPGRLGTKAAALYRLTIPGGGRAAARLRLAAEAEMPKQPLAAEFDATLEARRREADQFYASRIPEGTTEDERRIMRQAYAGLLWTKQFYHYSVKDWLEGDPAQPKPPSARARVRNRDWAHLYNRDVLSMPDSWEYPWYAAWDLAFHMLPLARLDPEFAKHQLLLLLREWYMHPNGQIPAYEWELSDVNPPVHAWACWRVYKITAKRGERDRLFLKRAFQKLLLNFTWWVNRKDPDGLNIFSGGFLGMDNIGVFDRSRPLPTGGRLEQSDGTAWMAFYCGTMLSIALELATEDPAYEDLASKFFEHFVAITDAMNTLGGSGLWDEGDGFYYDQIYVDGMKIPLRVRSLVGLIPLIAVEVLEEEAIARLPGFGKRLRWFLENRKDLVRHISYMESGGGGHSHRLLAIPRRERLVRVLEYMLDENEFLSPYGVRSLSRYHRDHPFVFLVGGTEHRVDYSPGEATTPLFGGNSNWRGPIWFPVNYLLIEALERYHHFYGDSLRVACPARSGRLMNLQEVANEIAARLASLFRPDSTGRRPCLDEEAVFAQEPHSRDLLLFHEYFHGETGRGLGACHQTGWTALVTRCIELLAHARRAQPGLAGPRT
- a CDS encoding HEAT repeat domain-containing protein, giving the protein MATPAPVKKGDSPEQKAERLGDQVLALDVKRVADWLQALVRTLKAYRMYLPNNPTLHKFQSDLEARTWSCLKEIGDIVLNVQQFDLLFEDYSVYHNAAREESLAYRFFTDGVRQITFREGLEPQELRGVLEVLKKATDLSQGQDDVVTLLWERDFRHVEYVHISIEDLMDGSGGQEYEPDEGAVEGGGIPWPSRVETPEEEAPVAVPGESILERSDDWNPKAPVTPSWDESVGVQFSLSESESQQLSEAIRVEEGRPLLNEVLEIVAAILTSEEEPTSFLESASAFQKFIELALEEADLGRANQLLSRLRTIAAKKAETQNEFRSLAEQVIREIGRPSFLGQFAPVLNAHPDLDPALLTNFLVQIGPTSAGAVCDLLGQVNHMKHRRALCEALAISCKDDVDVLISRLGDSRWYVIRNVVYVLGRIAHQGVERALDRALHHEDVRVRKEAVRALGNIESPTSRAFLVSAFRDLDATVRIQAALTLAQRRDDRAAQSIWGAIQAPEFARRDHNERRAFFEAMGKSGSASFVPPLHELLTRGGLFRGTNEEERLNAALALAWLGTPKAIEVLNHELTSKREPVRKAVEAALETVRKAAAPGARRDSMEEDAPSEAPGVEEPSP
- the murJ gene encoding murein biosynthesis integral membrane protein MurJ, with the translated sequence MTESREVPPPPDDAVAARPARQTAPPPETGLARAAGIVSLATLASRLMGLIREQVFAAFFGAGFAVDAFQVAFRIPNLLRDLFAEGAMSAAFVPTLTRVQETEGREAAMRLANLVINFLLVTVSTICLFGMAFADRIVPWMAPGFGQVPGKLELTTQLTRIMTPFLLLVALAAAVMGVLNTRRVFFIPAVAPTMLNLALIASGFLIAPICPRFGLEPIVGMAFGVLLGGLGQLLIQVPALWAQGFRWRPEISFRDPGVLRIVTLMAPAAVGLAATQVNIFVNTFLASLLPQGSVSWLNYAYRLMQLPIGLFGVAIATVTLAEVSRHAARREMPELKRTISFSLRFGLFLTLPATMILIALAHPIVALLYQHGRFGAEDSWQTAQALWGYAVGLSAFSAVRVLVPVYYSLGMTRIPVTISFVTIAINVVLNIMLMGPLRHRGLALATSISSVLNFFLLFEVLRRKIGPMGGRALSLAAGKIFFASLIAALAALAVAWGVEHSLGLTSVLARLLVVGSGLAAAAAVYLAAVFALRIGESAPLFAFVARFLRRPGPGSAGGPGR
- a CDS encoding DNA repair exonuclease; the encoded protein is MSVRILHLADLHLGAAFPSMGERAQERTRDLLNAFLRAIEFASSPKHPVDLVAIAGDLFDTHDPDEGLVFQVESSFERLSKAKVPVFLVPGTHDAYSYRRSVYRRLRLPEGSALLAEPRLQPGARLTIRGETVQMYGVAYDPAVAARPLGDFSRSGTADYHVGILHGALQDSPTWKIRPSDLPINRGEVAACGLHYLALGHYHNFVEVREGGSVAVYPGTLEGRKFGEDGPRHLLIVTLSRGTVSIERKPWNTRTLSQVAVEFVGADVHDEHQLIDRIAAFAGDGEIVRVRLEGAADFVFEPERIAARIRDRFFHLEIDDHTYLLDAALLGRFRDEATIRGAFVRRTLERLSRAQTQQEKEIATLALRIGLAEFQNPRHAV
- a CDS encoding periplasmic heavy metal sensor, with the protein product MRPAMVHWWKHGRHGSRCGAYAGCAPGVSMERREPHTVGEELQATFGGGGFGVRRPLRFLAFKLGLDESQVAELAKILDELKTERAQAAVDDRRAITAIAEAVSADSFDEAKAKSAASVRVTSSENLQNSVNRAMSRIHAILNPDQRAKLAYLIRTGALSV
- a CDS encoding deoxyribonuclease IV, giving the protein MKRPHSITPIRLAERPPDPGPLIGAHMSIAGGMSRAIERALAVRARVVQVFTSNTNQWKGRRLLPAEIRSFREAWERSGLRAVVAHDCYLINLASPRAALRRRSIQALAEELSRCEKLGIPFLVTHPGAHMGRGVREGCDRVAASLNEARAIASAPSVTVLLETVAGQGTTIGRRFEELARIRDHVARPDLVQICLDTCHVHAAGYDIVTEGGYEQTIQEFDGILGLEALRAIHFNDSKTGRGSLVDRHEHIGRGYLGTEPFARMLRDPRLSAIPKLLETPKGKDGVVMDRRNLALLRRLWIERPGG
- a CDS encoding NUDIX domain-containing protein, producing MLMCAPIKGPGSGGLSASRMGVILCGRFMGIPGPSFRLRKGVVRPIFPRTERFPSPGGRTKPMKDKGKGQARRTGDARRAAVRPTRPVARFCMVCGGTMRTIREHGVRRRACSRCGFIGYRNPVPACGVLVRREGLILLARRGHEPRKNAWGIPAGFMEYGEHPEVTAVREALEETGLRVRLTGLFGVYAARDDPRARAVLILYHARVVGGRLQPGDDAIELGYFPLGRLPRPIAFRAHREALRDLRRMNREKNR